One segment of Desulfovibrio sp. Huiquan2017 DNA contains the following:
- a CDS encoding RHS repeat domain-containing protein, producing the protein MSVFEMRLKYDPSGRIVEKTETVAGRPFVWKYAYDKAGRLF; encoded by the coding sequence ATGAGCGTATTTGAAATGAGGCTGAAGTATGACCCAAGCGGCCGAATCGTGGAGAAAACCGAAACCGTGGCCGGTCGGCCCTTTGTCTGGAAGTATGCCTACGACAAGGCCGGGAGGCTCTTT